A stretch of the Bacillus licheniformis DSM 13 = ATCC 14580 genome encodes the following:
- a CDS encoding nucleoside transporter C-terminal domain-containing protein, with product MYFLINILGIFIVMSVIYFCSPRKKSVKWRPILSLFIVELLVTWFMLGTKIGGWAINLIASFFSWLIACASDGIAFAFPSVMGNETVDFFFSALLPIIFVVTFFDILAYFGILTWMIDKIGWVISKVSRLPKLESFFSIQMMFLGNTEALAVIRGQLAVLKDNRLLTFGIMSMSSISGSILGSYLTMVPATYVFTAIPLNCLNALILASILNPVEVTKDEDIIYVPPKEEKKDFFSTISNSMMVGMNMVIVILAMVIGYVALTSCLNGILGLIVDGLTIQKIFSYIFSPFAFLLGLAPGDAMYVAQLMGMKLATNEFVAMMDLKTQLDAISPHTAAVATTFLTSFANFSTIGMIYGTYNSLFNGEKSAIIGRNVWKLLVSGIAVSLLSAGIVGLFVW from the coding sequence ATGTATTTTCTCATTAATATTTTAGGCATTTTCATTGTCATGTCTGTAATTTATTTTTGTTCCCCGCGAAAGAAAAGCGTAAAATGGAGGCCGATTCTCTCCCTTTTCATCGTTGAGCTTTTGGTGACGTGGTTTATGCTTGGGACAAAAATCGGCGGATGGGCCATCAACCTGATCGCCTCTTTCTTTTCGTGGCTGATCGCTTGTGCAAGCGACGGCATCGCTTTTGCCTTTCCGTCCGTGATGGGCAATGAAACCGTTGACTTTTTCTTCAGCGCCTTGCTGCCGATTATTTTTGTTGTGACATTTTTTGATATACTGGCTTATTTCGGAATTTTAACATGGATGATTGATAAGATCGGCTGGGTAATTTCGAAAGTCTCACGCCTTCCTAAATTAGAAAGTTTCTTTTCGATTCAAATGATGTTTCTGGGCAATACTGAAGCGCTCGCCGTCATTCGCGGGCAATTGGCTGTATTAAAGGATAACCGCCTGCTGACGTTCGGCATTATGAGCATGAGCAGCATCAGCGGATCGATTCTCGGTTCTTATTTAACGATGGTTCCTGCGACATACGTATTTACCGCCATCCCGCTAAACTGCTTAAATGCGTTGATCTTGGCCAGCATTTTAAACCCGGTGGAAGTCACTAAGGATGAAGACATTATTTACGTACCGCCAAAAGAAGAGAAAAAGGACTTTTTCTCAACGATTTCAAACAGCATGATGGTCGGAATGAATATGGTCATCGTCATTCTCGCCATGGTCATCGGATATGTCGCTTTAACCTCATGTTTGAACGGTATTTTGGGCTTGATCGTAGACGGTTTGACGATTCAAAAGATCTTTTCTTATATCTTCAGTCCGTTCGCATTCCTGCTTGGACTGGCGCCGGGCGACGCGATGTATGTTGCACAGCTGATGGGCATGAAACTCGCCACAAACGAATTCGTCGCGATGATGGATTTAAAAACGCAGCTAGACGCGATTTCACCCCATACAGCCGCCGTGGCCACAACATTTTTGACGTCGTTTGCCAACTTCAGTACGATCGGGATGATCTATGGAACGTACAATTCCTTATTTAACGGAGAAAAATCGGCGATTATCGGAAGAAATGTGTGGAAGCTCCTCGTCAGCGGAATAGCAGTGTCGCTGTTGAGCGCGGGGATTGTCGGGCTGTTTGTTTGGTAG
- a CDS encoding AraC family transcriptional regulator, whose product MKFKIETLPNYRIAYMRRVGPYGPANIEVMERLKKWAKKKDLLESAILFAIPQDNPKTTPPDHCRFDACIVIPHDYQVDDTVFEGEISGGQYLIYEVEHTAEAIQKAYSDIFSSLQNKYQLDNRPIMEKYVGDMVNSPYCEICVPLKSV is encoded by the coding sequence ATGAAATTCAAAATCGAAACACTTCCAAACTACCGCATTGCATATATGCGCCGAGTTGGTCCATACGGCCCCGCCAACATTGAGGTAATGGAAAGATTAAAAAAATGGGCTAAGAAAAAAGATCTTCTTGAATCCGCCATTCTGTTTGCGATTCCACAAGATAACCCGAAAACAACGCCTCCTGATCATTGTCGATTTGATGCTTGTATTGTGATACCGCATGATTATCAAGTCGATGATACCGTTTTTGAAGGCGAAATTTCCGGCGGACAATACCTTATTTACGAGGTTGAACATACAGCAGAAGCTATTCAAAAAGCATATTCAGATATTTTCTCATCTCTGCAAAACAAATACCAATTGGACAATAGGCCAATCATGGAAAAATACGTTGGTGATATGGTGAACAGTCCGTATTGCGAAATATGTGTGCCCTTAAAATCGGTTTAA
- a CDS encoding glycoside hydrolase family 1 protein → MKYKTLAQFPKDFLWGASTSAYQVEGAWDEDGKGPSVIDARESYPEGTTDFKVASDHYQRYKEDIALFAEMGFKAYRFSIAWTRIIPDGDGDINPKGIEFYSRLIDELLKYGIEPIVTMYHFDLPNALQKKGGWSDRATIDAFEKYAKVLFESYGDRVKYWLTINEQNMMILHGSALGTLDPNLENPKKELYQQNHHMLVAQAKAIKLCHEMLPEAKIGPAPNIALIYPASSKPEDVLAAFNYNAIRNWLYLDMAVFGRYNTTAWAYMKEKGCTPVIAEGDMDILRSAKPDFIAFNYYTSQTAEASRGDGSDTAARGGDQHLQTGEEGVYRGSSNPHLKKNAFGWEIDPVGFRSTLREIYDRYQLPLIVTENGLGAFDQLEDGDVVNDDYRIDYLKEHIKQIQLAITDGVDVFGYSPWSAIDLISTHQGCSKRYGFIYVNRDEFDLKDLRRIRKKSFYWYKNLIATNGETLD, encoded by the coding sequence ATGAAATATAAAACATTAGCTCAATTTCCGAAAGATTTTTTGTGGGGCGCGTCTACTTCCGCTTATCAAGTGGAAGGCGCTTGGGACGAAGATGGAAAAGGGCCTTCTGTCATCGATGCGCGCGAAAGCTACCCGGAAGGGACAACCGATTTTAAAGTCGCAAGCGACCATTACCAGCGCTATAAAGAAGATATCGCTTTATTTGCGGAAATGGGCTTCAAAGCGTACCGTTTTTCGATTGCCTGGACGCGCATCATTCCGGACGGGGACGGTGATATTAATCCGAAGGGAATCGAATTTTACAGCCGTTTGATCGATGAACTTCTAAAGTATGGAATCGAACCAATTGTTACGATGTACCACTTTGATCTGCCGAATGCTTTGCAGAAAAAAGGCGGCTGGTCGGACAGGGCCACGATTGATGCTTTTGAAAAGTATGCGAAGGTCCTTTTTGAAAGCTACGGTGACCGCGTCAAATACTGGCTGACCATCAATGAGCAAAATATGATGATCCTCCACGGATCTGCACTCGGTACACTCGATCCGAACTTGGAAAATCCGAAAAAAGAGCTTTATCAGCAAAACCATCACATGCTCGTCGCACAGGCGAAAGCGATCAAGCTTTGCCATGAGATGCTGCCGGAAGCAAAAATCGGTCCTGCGCCGAATATTGCGCTCATCTATCCCGCTTCTTCGAAACCGGAGGACGTGCTGGCGGCTTTTAACTATAATGCGATCCGAAACTGGCTTTACTTGGATATGGCCGTATTCGGACGGTACAATACAACAGCGTGGGCATATATGAAAGAAAAAGGCTGCACACCGGTCATCGCTGAAGGGGATATGGACATTCTGCGGTCGGCCAAGCCGGATTTTATCGCGTTTAACTACTATACATCGCAAACGGCTGAAGCAAGCAGGGGTGATGGCAGCGACACGGCTGCTCGAGGCGGAGACCAGCATTTGCAGACGGGAGAAGAAGGCGTATATAGGGGAAGCAGCAATCCGCACCTAAAGAAAAACGCATTTGGCTGGGAGATCGACCCTGTCGGTTTCCGTTCGACGCTGCGCGAAATTTACGACCGCTACCAGCTGCCGCTGATCGTCACTGAGAACGGCCTCGGCGCGTTTGATCAGCTTGAAGACGGAGATGTCGTAAATGACGATTACCGCATCGATTATTTAAAAGAGCATATCAAGCAAATTCAGCTGGCAATCACGGATGGAGTCGATGTTTTCGGCTACTCCCCATGGTCTGCCATCGACTTAATTTCGACCCATCAAGGCTGTTCAAAACGCTACGGATTTATTTATGTGAACCGCGATGAATTTGATTTGAAAGACTTGCGCCGCATTCGCAAAAAAAGCTTTTACTGGTATAAAAACCTGATTGCTACAAACGGCGAAACACTCGATTAA
- a CDS encoding PTS beta-glucoside transporter subunit IIBCA: protein MNVQSMAKEILARVGGEKNVVSLVHCATRLRFKLKDRSKADREALENTDGVVTVVESGGQFQVVIGNNVPEVYKEIGRISQLLESSAADHSQKEKGSLAGRLVDVVSSIFTPLLGVMAGAGILKGLLLICTNAGWLSPEETTYTILYAAADSLFYFLPLLLAVTAAKKFGANPFIALTIAGALIYPTILELKNSGAHTEFFGIPVVLMNYTSTVIPIILAVFVMSYLERLCMRFIHESVKNFITPLLCLTVMVPLTLIVFGPLGVYTGNGIAAAILSVFDFSPILAGAIIAALWQILVIFGIHWGIVPVILNNIAVHGKDYIKPATAAAVFAQTGAAFGVMLKTKNKKLKALAGSAAVTGIFGITEPAVYGVTLRLKKPFVCGVISAAAGGAIIGYSGSVALASGAPGLLTIPIFYGPGFLGFIIGISVSFVLSILLTYIVGFDDPVEVTKEEPVEKSAGEPIYSPLQGEVLPLTEVSDKVFASGALGEGIAVVPSKGVVTAPADGIVTTAFPTGHAYGITTESGAEILIHIGMDTVRLEGKHFNPKAVQGQNVKRGDILAEFDLDALKEEGFDVKTPIIVTNSGQYTDVIPTDQKKVKTEERIITLISSPREENNHEI, encoded by the coding sequence ATGAATGTTCAATCAATGGCAAAAGAAATTCTGGCGCGCGTCGGCGGGGAGAAGAACGTTGTATCGCTAGTCCATTGCGCGACAAGGCTCCGCTTCAAACTGAAAGACCGTTCCAAAGCAGACAGAGAAGCGCTTGAAAATACGGATGGCGTGGTAACCGTGGTGGAGAGCGGCGGGCAATTTCAAGTCGTTATCGGCAATAACGTTCCTGAAGTATATAAAGAAATCGGCCGGATCTCTCAACTGTTGGAAAGTTCTGCGGCCGATCACAGTCAAAAAGAGAAAGGAAGCCTCGCCGGTAGATTAGTAGATGTCGTATCCAGCATTTTCACTCCGCTGCTCGGCGTCATGGCGGGAGCGGGGATTTTAAAAGGCCTGCTTTTGATTTGCACAAACGCCGGCTGGCTCTCGCCGGAAGAGACGACATATACGATTCTATACGCGGCAGCCGACAGCCTGTTTTATTTCCTGCCTTTGCTGCTCGCCGTTACGGCCGCCAAAAAATTCGGAGCGAACCCGTTCATAGCGCTGACGATTGCCGGAGCGCTGATCTATCCGACGATACTCGAACTGAAAAACAGCGGCGCCCATACGGAGTTTTTCGGCATTCCGGTCGTCTTGATGAATTATACGTCGACCGTTATCCCGATTATCCTTGCGGTATTTGTGATGAGCTATCTTGAAAGATTATGTATGCGCTTTATTCATGAAAGCGTGAAGAACTTTATCACCCCTTTATTATGCCTGACGGTGATGGTGCCGTTAACTTTGATCGTATTCGGACCGCTCGGCGTTTACACAGGAAACGGGATCGCGGCGGCGATTCTGTCCGTTTTTGATTTCAGCCCGATTCTGGCAGGAGCGATTATTGCGGCCTTATGGCAAATCCTTGTCATCTTCGGGATTCACTGGGGGATCGTCCCTGTCATTTTGAACAACATTGCCGTCCACGGCAAGGACTACATTAAGCCGGCGACGGCAGCCGCCGTGTTTGCCCAAACAGGAGCCGCATTTGGCGTCATGCTGAAGACGAAAAACAAGAAGCTGAAAGCATTGGCAGGATCAGCTGCCGTTACCGGGATATTCGGGATTACAGAGCCGGCCGTCTACGGGGTGACGCTCAGGCTGAAAAAGCCGTTTGTATGCGGTGTCATCAGCGCGGCGGCAGGCGGAGCCATTATCGGATACTCCGGCAGCGTCGCCCTCGCTTCCGGCGCTCCGGGCTTGTTGACGATTCCGATTTTTTACGGACCGGGCTTTCTCGGCTTCATCATCGGCATTTCAGTTTCATTTGTTTTATCGATTTTGCTCACTTACATTGTCGGCTTTGACGACCCTGTGGAGGTGACAAAAGAGGAGCCTGTTGAAAAAAGCGCCGGTGAACCGATTTACAGCCCTTTGCAAGGAGAAGTCCTGCCGTTAACAGAAGTATCAGATAAAGTGTTCGCATCGGGGGCGCTTGGAGAGGGAATCGCGGTGGTTCCGTCAAAAGGCGTTGTCACCGCCCCTGCGGACGGCATCGTGACAACGGCATTTCCGACGGGTCACGCATACGGCATAACGACCGAAAGCGGAGCCGAGATTTTGATTCATATTGGAATGGACACAGTCAGGCTCGAAGGAAAGCACTTCAATCCTAAAGCCGTGCAGGGGCAAAATGTGAAACGGGGTGATATACTCGCAGAATTCGATCTGGACGCTTTGAAAGAAGAAGGGTTTGACGTGAAAACGCCGATCATCGTTACAAATTCCGGTCAATACACGGATGTCATTCCAACGGATCAAAAAAAGGTGAAAACTGAAGAACGGATCATCACTTTAATTTCATCACCAAGGGAGGAAAATAATCATGAAATATAA
- the licT gene encoding BglG family transcription antiterminator LicT, whose protein sequence is MKIAKVINNNVISVLNEQGQELVVMGRGIAFQKKPGEAVDESRIEKIFRLDNKDVSERFKTLLDEIPIEFMEMSEEIISYAKLKLGKKLNDSIYVSLTDHIHFAVERHKKGLDIKNALLWETKRLYKDEFAIGKEALAIIEKKTGTALPEDEAAFIALHIVNAELNEEMPNIVNITKVMQEILSIVKYHFHIEFDEESLHYYRFITHLKFFAQRLFSGTYMESRDDFLFETVKNKYRDAYVCTNKIRQYIEKEYGHQLTNEELLYLTIHIERVVHQK, encoded by the coding sequence GTGAAAATTGCCAAAGTGATCAACAACAATGTGATCAGTGTTTTAAATGAACAGGGTCAGGAATTAGTGGTCATGGGCAGGGGAATCGCTTTTCAAAAAAAGCCTGGCGAAGCGGTGGATGAATCGAGAATCGAGAAGATTTTCAGGCTTGATAATAAAGATGTATCAGAAAGGTTTAAGACGCTGTTGGACGAAATTCCAATTGAATTTATGGAAATGTCTGAAGAAATTATCTCCTATGCGAAATTAAAGCTCGGCAAAAAGCTGAATGACAGCATTTATGTCTCGCTGACCGACCATATTCATTTCGCCGTCGAACGGCATAAAAAGGGACTGGATATTAAAAATGCCCTGCTTTGGGAGACGAAACGGCTGTATAAAGATGAGTTCGCCATCGGCAAAGAGGCGCTGGCCATCATTGAAAAGAAGACGGGGACAGCTCTTCCGGAGGATGAAGCCGCCTTTATCGCGCTCCATATCGTAAACGCCGAGCTGAATGAAGAAATGCCGAACATCGTCAATATTACGAAAGTCATGCAGGAGATTTTAAGCATCGTCAAGTATCACTTTCATATCGAATTTGACGAAGAATCGCTTCACTATTACCGCTTCATTACCCATTTGAAATTTTTCGCCCAGCGGCTGTTCAGCGGAACCTATATGGAAAGCCGGGACGACTTTTTATTTGAAACCGTCAAAAATAAGTACCGGGACGCTTATGTTTGTACAAATAAAATCAGGCAGTATATCGAAAAAGAATACGGTCATCAGCTGACAAACGAAGAGCTTCTGTATTTGACGATTCATATCGAGCGAGTCGTTCATCAAAAATAG
- a CDS encoding energy-coupling factor transporter transmembrane component T family protein produces the protein MKSNGSLLSALNPSAKLFSHLLVMCILMFVSNPKPTFFIWLFAVVIGIFFGGWTLSYLSKRLLPYLIFFILVFWMMAAFGKGEETIWEWAWFRVTEESVGNGLTIALRMLGFVTYGLLFTSTTDLTQFIMSLIHQCRLSPKWAYGLLAGFRFVPLFQSELSQMKAAHKIRGYKQKNSWKAFIRYALPLFSQGIRKSERIAVAMEARGFTGTKDRTYYQTAGLSGKDFVYFAGLASVAAGILLTF, from the coding sequence ATGAAAAGCAATGGTTCACTTCTTTCGGCATTGAACCCGAGCGCCAAGCTCTTTTCCCACCTCCTGGTCATGTGCATTCTCATGTTTGTTTCAAATCCGAAACCGACTTTTTTCATTTGGCTGTTTGCGGTTGTCATCGGGATTTTTTTCGGGGGATGGACTTTGTCTTATTTAAGTAAACGGCTGCTGCCTTATCTTATTTTTTTTATTCTCGTATTTTGGATGATGGCCGCTTTTGGGAAAGGCGAGGAAACGATTTGGGAATGGGCCTGGTTCCGCGTTACCGAGGAAAGCGTCGGCAATGGGCTGACAATCGCGCTGCGGATGCTCGGCTTTGTCACATACGGTCTCTTGTTTACGTCAACAACCGATTTGACGCAGTTTATTATGAGCCTGATTCATCAATGCAGATTGTCGCCTAAATGGGCTTATGGCTTGCTGGCCGGCTTCCGTTTTGTCCCGCTTTTTCAGTCGGAGCTTTCGCAAATGAAGGCGGCGCACAAAATCAGGGGCTATAAGCAAAAAAACAGCTGGAAGGCGTTTATTCGCTATGCGCTGCCGTTGTTTTCGCAAGGCATCCGCAAATCGGAAAGAATCGCCGTTGCCATGGAAGCGAGAGGGTTTACCGGTACAAAAGACCGCACCTACTATCAAACAGCGGGGCTTTCCGGAAAAGACTTCGTATATTTTGCGGGTCTGGCATCAGTCGCAGCGGGGATTTTGCTCACTTTTTAA
- a CDS encoding ABC transporter ATP-binding protein: MRSFLGCSNLSVRFYHRPETVLDRVSLSIEQGEKVLILGPSGSGKSTLLSVLSGIIPEHIEAEVTGEVNRRKSAGVMFQDPDSQFCMLHVDEEIAFSLENRSVPPKDMDRIISELMELVGLKIDKKTPIETLSGGMKQRLALACLLALEPEVLFFDEPTAQLDPASRQDIFALLRDVSRKSGQTMVFVEHVLDGCIEWMDRVILFNEKGQIIADGKPEEIVKHFQPEMKAAGIWQPKLYPAVWEDVTTQDDHPLAVKLSSTLKMKEEEAKNRPSADRDILIRTEDAAIGYRKKIVADGINLEIPRGEWISVIGGNGSGKSTFLKSLIRLEAVKKGRIYLEGRELKKWSDRTLYEKAGFVFQNPELQFIRDTVFDEIAFGARQRSWPEEQVERKTAELLQEFGLDGHQKAHPFTLSLGQKRRLSVATMLLFDQDLLLLDEPTFGQDEKTAKELIKRLKERQERGTTIVMVTHDMDIVDEHSDRVIVFHQGKAAYQGTPYQLFSDQDLVRRFSLIPPLHYRFMHERKERVPV; this comes from the coding sequence ATGCGTTCATTTCTCGGATGCAGTAACCTTTCCGTCCGTTTTTATCATCGTCCTGAAACAGTCTTGGACCGGGTCTCGCTGTCGATTGAGCAGGGAGAAAAAGTGCTGATACTCGGGCCGAGCGGAAGCGGAAAATCGACGCTGTTGTCCGTGCTTTCCGGCATCATTCCTGAACATATCGAAGCTGAAGTCACAGGCGAGGTCAACCGCAGAAAGAGCGCCGGCGTTATGTTTCAGGATCCGGATTCGCAGTTTTGCATGCTTCATGTTGATGAGGAAATCGCGTTTAGCCTTGAAAATCGATCCGTTCCGCCAAAAGATATGGACCGCATCATCTCGGAGCTGATGGAGCTGGTCGGTTTAAAGATAGATAAGAAAACGCCGATCGAAACCTTGTCAGGCGGTATGAAGCAGAGGCTGGCATTAGCGTGCCTGCTCGCTTTGGAGCCTGAAGTGCTGTTTTTTGATGAGCCGACGGCGCAGCTGGACCCGGCCAGCCGGCAAGACATCTTTGCCTTGCTCCGCGACGTTTCCCGAAAAAGCGGACAGACGATGGTGTTCGTCGAACACGTGCTGGACGGCTGTATCGAGTGGATGGACCGAGTCATCCTTTTCAATGAAAAGGGACAGATCATCGCTGATGGAAAGCCGGAAGAAATCGTCAAACATTTTCAGCCGGAAATGAAAGCGGCAGGCATCTGGCAGCCCAAACTGTACCCCGCAGTATGGGAAGATGTTACCACACAAGATGATCATCCGCTCGCCGTCAAGCTCTCTTCTACATTGAAAATGAAAGAGGAGGAAGCGAAAAACAGGCCGTCAGCAGACAGGGACATATTGATCCGCACAGAGGACGCGGCGATCGGCTATCGGAAAAAGATCGTTGCCGACGGCATCAACCTGGAGATTCCAAGAGGGGAATGGATTTCCGTCATCGGCGGGAACGGCAGCGGAAAGAGTACGTTTTTAAAAAGTCTGATCAGGCTTGAAGCGGTCAAAAAAGGGCGCATTTATCTGGAGGGCCGGGAGCTGAAGAAATGGTCCGATCGTACGCTTTACGAGAAGGCCGGCTTTGTCTTTCAAAACCCCGAGCTTCAATTTATTCGGGACACGGTGTTTGACGAGATCGCGTTCGGAGCGAGACAGCGGAGCTGGCCGGAGGAGCAGGTCGAAAGGAAAACGGCTGAATTGCTGCAGGAATTCGGACTTGATGGTCATCAAAAAGCGCATCCCTTTACATTAAGCCTTGGGCAGAAACGGCGTTTAAGCGTTGCGACGATGCTTTTGTTTGACCAGGATTTGCTGCTGCTTGACGAGCCGACATTCGGTCAGGACGAAAAGACGGCAAAAGAATTGATCAAGCGCTTAAAGGAGCGGCAGGAACGGGGAACGACGATTGTGATGGTGACGCATGACATGGACATCGTAGACGAGCACTCCGACCGGGTCATCGTATTTCATCAAGGGAAAGCGGCATATCAAGGAACGCCGTATCAATTGTTCTCTGACCAAGACCTGGTCCGCCGCTTTTCATTGATACCGCCGCTTCACTACCGGTTCATGCACGAAAGAAAGGAGAGGGTTCCCGTATGA
- a CDS encoding ECF transporter S component: MNWNMKEVVMTVILSVACGVIYLGWSTLWIPVSAIVGPVGANFMFGIWVIASPIVAYIIRKPGAALIAETAAAAVELLTGSHFGLSALLIGVFQGAGAEIAFAIFRYKRYNLFTLMLSGALAAVGSATYSLMANGFAYYTTQTLILTLIIQIISGIVLGGWLAKAVVEALAKTGVLNQYEIMKEHRKKDDADAFISRMQ, encoded by the coding sequence ATGAATTGGAACATGAAAGAAGTCGTCATGACAGTCATCTTGTCTGTGGCATGCGGCGTCATTTATTTAGGGTGGTCTACCTTGTGGATCCCTGTTTCAGCTATCGTCGGGCCCGTCGGAGCGAACTTTATGTTCGGCATATGGGTGATCGCCAGCCCGATTGTCGCTTATATCATCCGTAAACCGGGTGCGGCGCTGATTGCCGAGACGGCAGCTGCGGCGGTCGAACTGCTGACCGGAAGCCATTTTGGGCTTTCAGCATTATTAATCGGTGTGTTCCAGGGAGCCGGTGCGGAAATCGCGTTTGCGATCTTTCGCTATAAGCGCTATAACTTGTTTACCCTTATGCTTTCCGGTGCGCTAGCCGCGGTGGGGAGCGCGACATACAGCCTGATGGCAAACGGTTTTGCCTACTATACGACGCAAACGCTGATATTGACGCTTATCATCCAAATCATCAGCGGCATTGTACTCGGCGGCTGGCTGGCAAAAGCCGTTGTCGAAGCGCTTGCGAAAACGGGAGTCCTGAACCAGTATGAGATCATGAAAGAACACCGGAAGAAGGATGATGCCGATGCGTTCATTTCTCGGATGCAGTAA
- the tenA gene encoding thiaminase II, giving the protein MSFSAELRREADPIFEAIFEHPFVLGLASGRLEKEQLIHYVKQDYEYLNAFIQIYGIAISKCQNRKDMEMFHEQISFVLDSEVHPHKNLCRAAGVEYETLQGYPLAPSAHHYVRHMLTAAHEGTLGEILAVLLPCPWTYWEIGKKLMKDVQPDPSHPFYDWICFYGNRTDSITTKFCARLDEWAETAGKAEKEKMKELFLQSCQLEYGFWEMAYTVEDWPVEMGAVRR; this is encoded by the coding sequence ATGAGTTTTTCCGCAGAACTTCGCCGCGAGGCAGACCCTATTTTTGAAGCCATTTTTGAGCATCCGTTTGTACTGGGGCTGGCGTCCGGGAGGCTGGAAAAGGAGCAGCTTATTCATTATGTAAAGCAAGATTACGAGTATTTGAATGCCTTTATTCAAATCTACGGAATTGCGATTTCCAAGTGTCAAAATCGAAAAGATATGGAAATGTTTCATGAGCAGATTTCATTTGTGCTAGACAGCGAAGTGCACCCGCACAAAAACCTGTGCCGGGCCGCTGGGGTGGAGTACGAAACTCTGCAGGGCTATCCGCTTGCGCCTTCCGCCCATCATTATGTCCGCCATATGCTGACGGCGGCGCACGAAGGTACGCTGGGAGAGATATTAGCCGTCTTGCTGCCTTGTCCATGGACATATTGGGAGATCGGAAAAAAACTGATGAAGGACGTTCAGCCTGATCCATCGCATCCATTTTATGACTGGATCTGTTTTTACGGAAACAGAACGGATTCAATCACGACAAAGTTTTGCGCCCGCCTGGATGAATGGGCCGAAACAGCGGGCAAGGCTGAAAAAGAAAAAATGAAGGAGCTCTTTTTGCAAAGCTGTCAGCTTGAATACGGCTTTTGGGAGATGGCTTATACGGTTGAAGATTGGCCTGTGGAAATGGGGGCGGTGAGACGATGA
- the aceA gene encoding isocitrate lyase — MLKEKQLAESWEHDERWKGITRPYEAADVIRLRGTLEIEYTIARRGAEKLWKLLHTEDFVPALGALTGNQAMQQVKAGLKAIYLSGWQVAADANMSGSMYPDQSLYPANSVPEVVKKINRTLQRADQIHHMEGKEDIDWFAPIVADAEAGFGGQLNVFELMKSMIEAGAAGVHFEDQLSSEKKCGHLGGKVLLPTQTAVRNLIAARLAADVMGVPTILIARTDANAADLITSDVDSYDAPFLTGERTAEGFFKTKPGLDQAIARGLAYAPYADLIWCETSEPNIEEARRFAQAIHEKFPGKLLAYNCSPSFNWKAKLDDNTILNFQKQLSEMGYKFQFVTLAGFHALNHGMFELARQYKHRGMAAYSDLQQAEFASEVHGYTATRHQREVGTSYFDEVAQVVTGGTSSTTALKGSTEAEQFQS, encoded by the coding sequence ATGCTGAAAGAAAAACAACTCGCAGAAAGCTGGGAGCATGATGAACGCTGGAAAGGGATCACAAGGCCGTATGAGGCGGCAGACGTCATTCGGCTGAGGGGCACGCTCGAGATTGAATACACGATTGCAAGGCGCGGCGCCGAAAAGCTGTGGAAGCTTCTCCATACAGAGGATTTCGTCCCGGCGCTGGGCGCTTTGACCGGAAACCAAGCCATGCAGCAAGTAAAGGCCGGATTGAAAGCGATTTATTTAAGCGGCTGGCAGGTGGCTGCCGATGCAAATATGTCAGGGAGCATGTATCCTGACCAAAGCCTTTATCCGGCAAACAGCGTCCCGGAAGTCGTCAAAAAAATCAACCGCACGCTGCAGCGCGCCGATCAAATCCACCATATGGAAGGAAAGGAAGACATCGATTGGTTTGCTCCGATTGTGGCCGACGCTGAAGCGGGCTTCGGCGGGCAGCTGAATGTGTTCGAGCTGATGAAAAGTATGATTGAAGCCGGCGCCGCGGGAGTTCACTTTGAAGACCAGCTGTCGTCTGAGAAAAAGTGCGGGCATTTGGGCGGAAAAGTGCTGCTTCCGACGCAAACAGCGGTACGTAATTTGATTGCCGCGCGCCTCGCCGCAGACGTGATGGGAGTCCCGACCATTCTTATTGCCCGCACGGACGCGAATGCGGCAGACCTGATCACAAGCGACGTCGATTCATATGATGCACCGTTTTTGACGGGAGAGCGAACAGCGGAAGGGTTCTTCAAAACAAAGCCTGGCCTTGATCAGGCGATTGCCAGAGGCTTGGCGTATGCGCCGTATGCCGATTTGATCTGGTGTGAAACGTCTGAGCCGAATATTGAAGAAGCCCGCCGGTTTGCACAGGCGATCCATGAAAAATTCCCGGGCAAACTGCTCGCCTACAACTGTTCCCCTTCGTTCAACTGGAAGGCCAAACTGGATGACAACACGATCTTGAACTTCCAGAAACAGCTCAGTGAAATGGGCTATAAATTTCAATTTGTCACACTGGCGGGCTTCCACGCCTTAAATCACGGCATGTTTGAATTGGCCCGCCAATATAAGCACCGCGGAATGGCGGCGTACTCTGATCTGCAGCAGGCCGAGTTTGCCAGCGAAGTCCACGGCTATACGGCGACAAGGCATCAGCGCGAAGTCGGAACGAGCTACTTTGATGAAGTCGCCCAGGTTGTGACAGGCGGGACTTCATCAACCACTGCACTGAAGGGATCGACTGAAGCGGAACAGTTTCAATCATAA